Proteins from one Acropora muricata isolate sample 2 chromosome 9, ASM3666990v1, whole genome shotgun sequence genomic window:
- the LOC136927757 gene encoding cytochrome P450 4F4-like, translating into MPEIETHAMFQDLEWIISAATRQPLLLSVACIVLVSLAASLALLVAKSYYRVRNFDGPSCHWIKGHLDEATFDGRGLLFHLNCTRLYKTAYRVWFGPVKSAVVLCHPDTIKPVLQSTYKEESVCRLLSPFLGVGLGLQDGQKWKSTRKLLTPAFHFKTIKPYIDVFEESAKVLLKKWSTVPNGEVELFHDIGLLSLDSILKCSFSYRSDCQIKRAEAFMTAIHENTQAIMDRFSNPLHYFEFIYNLTAKGRKFRSNSKILAQKANKIIQGRRKDILEKPEKEALRRQNHFDFLDVLLEAKRDSGQGLTDEEILAEVRTFMFAGLDTVTSAISWILYCLALNPDHQKYCQEEVDRIFDNDNGLLWNDLGNLPYLKLCINESMRLYSPVPIICRRADEEYDLQGKKFPKDTFLYVNIFALHRNPHVWKNPEVFDPMRFSEERAKDRPSHSFIPFSAGFRNCIGQTFAMAEIKVTLAMILHRFDLTVAPNNIVPIEDLLTVLMLQSRKGIRINLTPRKNVICSDDNENIIT; encoded by the exons ATGCCTGAAATAGAGACGCACGCAATGTTTCAAGATTTGGAATGGATCATCTCGGCTGCAACGAGGCAACCGTTGCTGCTGTCAGTAGCTTGCATTGTGCTGGTTAGCTTGGCGGCTTCATTGGCATTGTTGGTGGCAAAATCGTACTACAGGGTACGAAACTTTGATGGCCCATCATGCCACTGGATCAAGGGACATCTTGATGAG GCCACCTTCGATGGGCGCGGTCTTTTGTTTCACTTAAACTGCACAAGACTTTACAAGACAGCTTACCGTGTGTGGTTTGGGCCTGTGAAGTCAGCGGTTGTCCTCTGCCATCCAGACACAATCAAGCCAGTGCTGCAAAGCACCTATAAAGAGGAATCAGTGTGTCGACTCTTGTCTCCATTTCTGG GTGTTGGTCTTGGCCTCCAAGATGGACAAAAATGGAAAAGCACAAGAAAGCTACTGACCCCTGCTTTCCACTTTAAAACAATCAAGCCCTACATTGATGTTTTTGAAGAGTCAGCTAAGGTCCTCTTG aaaaaGTGGTCCACCGTTCCGAATGGAGAAGTCGAGCTCTTTCACGACATTGGTTTATTGTCTTTAGACTCCATCCTGAAGTGCTCCTTCAGTTACCGGAGCGATTGTCAAATTAAAAG AGCTGAAGCGTTTATGACTGCAATTCATGAAAATACTCAAGCAATCATGGATCGATTTTC GAATCCACTCCACTATTTTGAATTCATTTACAACTTAACCGCAAAGGGACGAAAATTTCGGAGTAATTCGAAAATTCTTGCTCAAAAGGCCAACAAAATTATTCAGGGAAGGAGAAAAGATATCTTGGAAAAG CCTGAAAAGGAAGCTCTGAGAAGACAAAATCATTTCGACTTTCTTGACGTGTTGCTCGAAGCCAAG CGTGATAGCGGCCAAGGTTTAACAGACGAAGAGATTCTAGCTGAAGTAAGAACTTTCATGTTTGCGGGATTGGACACTGTTACAAGTG CAATTTCTTGGATTCTGTACTGCTTGGCTCTGAACCCTGATCACCAGAAGTACTGTCAAGAGGAAGTTGATCGCATATTTGACAACGACAATGGTCTGCTATG GAATGATCTCGGCAATCTTCCCTATTTGAAGCTCTGCATCAATGAGTCGATGAGGTTATACTCGCCCGTGCCAATAATTTGTCGTCGGGCGGATGAAGAGTACGATttgcaaggaaaaaaattccCCAAAG ACACCTTTTTATACGTCAACATTTTTGCGCTTCATCGAAATCCACATGTCTGGAAAAATCCTGAG GTATTTGATCCAATGAGGTTTTCCGAAGAAAGGGCAAAAGACAGACCATCACACTCCTTCATTCCATTTTCAGCGGGATTTAG GAATTGTATTGGGCAGACATTTGCTATGGCGGAAATCAAAGTAACACTGGCAATGATTCTACACAG GTTTGACCTCACGGTCGCCCCCAATAATATTGTCCCAATAGAGGACTTGCTCACTGTACTGATGTTGCAGTCAAGAAAAGGCATACGGATAAACCTCACTCCAAGAAAGAACGTTATTTGTTCCGATGATAATGAAAATATCATAACCTGA
- the LOC136927760 gene encoding melatonin receptor type 1C-like, with protein MADRYRGHPSLEKYADLLAKRATGVVIVEVMVCSILMLSALLGNSLVLWMVCKNKNLRTIPNYFIISLSLADITMAILCQPPCLTVLLVGKRTFGNFICQLQGYVIAMLACVSLLTLTLVAVNRYFLIVRPKNYQKIFTPTRTRFMILGIWLLSMLEPLPYLLSNHRYVYHAGKFFCFQVVEVDFFTLLGYVYVAIPMVVLTFCYIKVFRKLKQHNKKLRSLRRRGFDQSTAAKIMGEDINVTKTLFLTVCAFAICWTPISIVDFIGFAQGSWNLPRQVYVMYTFLGQLSTVVNPIIYGVMNKTFREEYKKLFRCTGNAEITQESEETPQTQESKCSVL; from the coding sequence ATGGCTGACCGTTACAGAGGACATCCCTCGTTAGAGAAGTACGCAGATCTCCTAGCAAAGAGAGCAACGGGAGTTGTCATCGTTGAAGTTATggtttgctcaattttgatgCTGTCAGCCCTGCTTGGAAATTCCTTGGTGTTATGGATGGTTTGCAAGAATAAGAACTTACGCACTATTCCCAATTACTTTATCATTTCGCTGTCTTTGGCGGACATCACCATGGCCATACTGTGCCAACCTCCTTGCCTCACTGTCCTCTTAGTGGGAAAACGAACTTTCGGGAACTTTATTTGCCAACTACAAGGGTATGTGATTGCAATGTTGGCTTGCGTGTCACTTTTAACCTTGACTCTAGTCGCTGTTAACAGGTACTTTTTGATTGTGCGACCAAAGAACTATCAGAAGATATTCACCCCGACGCGAACGCGCTTCATGATCTTGGGGATTTGGCTGCTGTCGATGCTTGAACCGCTTCCGTATCTGCTTTCGAATCACCGATATGTTTATCACGCCGGTAAGTTTTTCTGCTTCCAAGTTGTGGAGGTTGATTTCTTCACGTTATTAGGCTACGTCTATGTTGCGATTCCGATGGTTGTCTTGACCTTCTGCTACATTAAAGTGTTTCGAAAATTGAAGCAACACAACAAAAAGTTACGAAGTTTAAGACGGCGCGGGTTTGACCAATCCACGGCCGCGAAAATCATGGGGGAGGACATAAACGTTACGAAAACGTTGTTTCTGACCGTGTGCGCTTTCGCGATTTGCTGGACGCCGATTTCGATCGTGGATTTCATCGGATTCGCTCAGGGAAGTTGGAACCTTCCTCGTCAAGTTTATGTGATGTACACGTTTTTGGGGCAGTTGAGCACTGTGGTTAATCCAATCATATATGGCGTAATGAACAAGACATTCAGAGAAGAATACAAGAAGCTTTTCAGATGCACTGGAAATGCAGAGATTACACAAGAATCAGAGGAAACACCTCAAACCCAGGAAAGCAAATGTTCAGTGCTTTAA
- the LOC136927758 gene encoding uncharacterized protein, with protein sequence MADTNDLFFFGDDFDAILDILEEEEELDEQFRQAADQVQLENVTCELCQKKCKSKNGLKRHKTVKHKDVRDVENQKEVGQESYLTYVAYSGIIEKAKLKIAGNKIHPKSIRDELSAYTYNNGLQEITAEFCDIEDLYKRLIKSGNAERFYSCFYSTIALNAVKYFKGLSRNAATLLSTKVADCMLAHSKEKIESIYTCTPLTKLSDEEKAGLQYIGGYVLHKLHTKHAGKSSESEQAISILKAGKLEDQNAIECQKLTSCLNRGGLWAISKNAQLIFERTEHYFRDATSKANVQNIAFANIISRSVHDVEVVSAYNSMLSNSELIINSSVAKDVLHNIIQLYVKVRSFSFAKDIIQKHKIRLKQMKSKALRKDISRASHESDQQRQN encoded by the exons atggcggacacgaatgatttgtttttcttcggagaCGATTTTGACGCTATTTTAGATattttggaagaagaagaagagcttGATGAACAGTTTAGACAAGCTGCTGATCAA GTTCAACTTGAAAACGTTACGTGCGAACTGTGCCAGAAGAAATGCAAAAGCAAGAACGGATTGAAACGACACAAGACAGTTAAACACAAAGATGTGAGAGATGTTGAGAATCAAAAAGAAGTGGGACAAGAGAGCTATTTAACTTATGTAGCTTACTCAGGAATTATTGAAAAAGCTAAACTCAAGATTGCTGGCAACAAAATCCACCCAAAATCAATCAGAGACGAGCTAAGTGCCTACACCTACAACAACGGTCTACAAGAGATAACGGCTGAATTCTGTGACATTGAAGACCTATATAAACGCTTGATAAAGTCTGGGAATGCTGAAAGATTTTATTCTTGCTTCTATTCAACCATAGCTCTGAATGCAGTTAAGTATTTTAAGGGATTGTCAAGGAACGCAGCTACACTACTGTCTACCAAGGTTGCTGATTGTATGTTAGCACACAGCAAGGAGAAAATTGAAAGCATTTATACTTGTACTCCATTAACTAAACTTTCAGATGAAGAAAAAGCTGGACTGCAGTATATTGGGGGCTATGTCCTTCATAAACTTCATACCAAGCATGCTGGTAAATCATCAGAGAGTGAGCAGGCAATCTCTATCCTAAAGGCTGGCAAATTAGAAGACCAGAATGCCATTGAATGTCAGAAGTTAACTTCATGCTTAAATCGTGGTGGTTTGTGGGCAATTTCCAAAAATGCTCAATTAATTTTTGAGAGAACTGAGCATTATTTCCGGGATGCCACTTCGAAGGCTAATGTGCAAAACATTGCTTTTGCTAATATCATATCAAGATCTGTTCATGATGTTGAAGTTGTCTCAGCATACAATTCCATGTTATCCAATTCTGAACTGATAATCAACAGTAGTGTTGCCAAAGATGTTTTGCACAACATCATACAACTGTATGTCAAAGTGcgttcattttcttttgcaaaagatATTATCCAGAAACACAAAATTAGattgaaacaaatgaaatcaaaggCACTCCGTAAGGATATAAGCAGAGCCTCCCACGAGAGTGACCAACAAAGGCAAAACTAA